The Palleronia sp. THAF1 genome contains the following window.
CTTCGTCCAGCACATCGTCGGCGACCGCCAGATCGGCGTCCTCGTCATCGTCGAGCACGACGTCTTCATCGTCCTCCACCTGGTCCTTCTTGGCGTTCTTGTCCGCCTTGTCGGCCAGCATCGTGCGGTTGCTCTTGCCGGTATCCAGCGGCACGACCTCGCCGGTGTAGGGCGAGACGGGCGGATTGCGGTTGAGGTCATAGAAACGCTTGCCGGTGGTCGGGCATACGCGCTTCGTTCCCCATTCTTCCT
Protein-coding sequences here:
- a CDS encoding TIGR02300 family protein, which translates into the protein MPKEEWGTKRVCPTTGKRFYDLNRNPPVSPYTGEVVPLDTGKSNRTMLADKADKNAKKDQVEDDEDVVLDDDEDADLAVADDVLDEDDDDDDNVSLDEIADVADEKSDD